Genomic DNA from Cheilinus undulatus linkage group 10, ASM1832078v1, whole genome shotgun sequence:
TGtacacaaagaaaataaaagacgGACTTGTGCaggaaaatacaaaatgttgtctgttgagaagaaaaaaatccaggtTGAGCTCTggtttttacaaacttttttcaGGTACAGTTCAGTCTTATACATCCGCATTTCACACCATCATGGAGCAGCACAGAGTCCATCTTCTTCTCATGCTTTTCACCTTCCACTTGTCCCATTTCCTGTCCATCCTCCAGGCCGTTTGTATTCCAGTTATCGGGTGAGCCTTCTTCTTTTCCGAGGCCTTCAGGAATATGTTcagctgttcttttttttcatctgaacaCGCAGCAGAGAGTCAGGCACACTTAGACCTCTGTTCCCTTCTTCATGTACGATCCTTTTTCCTTCTAGGACCTCCCTACAGGATCACTTCTCTTTTTCTATTTTGAGGTAGAATTTCCGTTTCTTtgcctgaaaaacaaaatgaggaaATTAGCCACAGAAAATTTCTTTCCAAATTCCCTCAAAGTATTAAAACGAGATTGTTGTCCGTGTATGTGGCCTTCCTCACCTCTCTTTGTCTCCTCAGTGGCTGGACGCTAACCCTAGTTTGACCTTCTCTTCACTCTCTACATCATACGCTCCCCGCTTGTGAAACCTGTAATAAACACAAGAGAAGGAGCTTGTTTAGACTATAATCTATGTCTGACTATGACAAACATCTTCTAAATCCCTTTATCTGTGCCTGCATGAGTGTTATAGTGTGTATGTGGCTGAAACTATGAGTGTTTTACTCACCTGAGCAGTAATAAAAGGCCAATTATGGTGAGGCAAACAGATGACAGCACCACCGCCACCACGGCGAGAGCTGTGGTCCGGTTGTATCCCTCCTGAGGCTTCTCCAAGGGCAGCGTGAAGAACTGACACCTTTCACCGGAGTAACTCGGATGGCACCTGAACACAAGACAGAGTGGACGACGTTGAAGTGAATTATTCAGTGGATACAGAGGGATGGAAAGACAGTGTATAGAAAGACGTGGAAGTGATACTTACACACAGGAGGGGGCGCGGATGTCCCTCAGGTACTGGCAGGTGCCATGAATGCAGAAGTCCTTGTACTTCTTCAGGCAAGGGTTCCTCTTCTTTCCCTTTCCTTTCCCTTTCTTTCTTCCCttccctcttcttctctttccttCAGTTCTTTCAGCTTCCAAGATGGAGGACGGGTCTTTGGGTTTGCTCGACATGGCAACTAATCCAAGAAAAGACACCAAATTAAGACAGCTGCCTTTCTTtgagcagaaaaacaacaaaagaaaaaattaaaaaaaaaaaccttaccTTGTGGCAGATCCATTCCATAATCTCCAGACATGCCATCTTCATATTCCTCCCCGTAGTAATATTCATCATCAtaatcttcctcctcttcctgacttttctccattgttgttgcgctcctgctctcctcctctATCCTCTTGTCTTTGGTCGTGTCCAAAAAGTTGATAACAGTTATGTCCCGTTGCCTGTCGCTCTCATACCTGTCAACAGCAGCACCACTGGCCAGTCTGGACACCACTGCAAGAAAGAAtgataaaattgtttaaaaggtGCATCAAAGTTTGGTTTGAAACCTGAAGCACAGCTTAAAATTCATCCTCTAGGGGGCTATTGGTACTTGGTGGGCAGGACTTCTGGGGGGCAAGTCGAAACATGTTGTGCACAAGGAAACTCCAGGCGGGATTTTTGGCTTTAGCTGGAATACCCGTTAGGAAATGCACATGCTCAGATGCAAAGCATGGCCTTTGAGGGATAGGAAGGACATATCTGCTTTACTCAGAAGCAAAGCCAGCCAAAAACATGACACAGAAACTAGAAAGCAGGCTCACCTCCCAGGGGGACAGTTAAGATCTGAAATGGTGTATAGGCTACTCTCCTATGTCTCCTACGTACTCACAAAATGCATGGACCGACAGTTAGCTAATGTCAGGCAAgaatatgagttaaaaataaatgtatccAATTACATAAAGCATGCTCTAAAATAGAGAGATGACCCCATTAGCTCCTGAATAGACTGGCATCATGAAAACTTTGCCTTAAAGGTTATGAAGTTTACAAGACTAGCTCGGCCATACTTGACAGGCTTGGCACTAACAGCCAAGATAAGACACACGGAAAGTAAATGTCAACATGATAAATATATCtcatatgaggaaaaaaacgtACCCAAGGCGTGAACCAGCAGGAGCACGACACTGAAAATCCTCATGATGTAAAAACTTCCAGTGACTCTTAgtagaaaaggtgaaaaaaacagGACGATCAACAAGTATTCCTTCCTGTTGTTCCGCTTCTAAATATTCcttggtttctttttttccttttttgtgtggTTAATCCCGCTTGATTTCGACCTCTTAAGTTTAATTCAGAGGGCTGGGGTGTCTCTGTTGTTAGAGCCTGAAAGGAGCGCAGAAAGGAGCGCAGAAAGAGAGCGTCCGGACAGAGGCTCGGCTGTATTTATGTgtgatcctcctcctcctccttactTTACCCCGCCTACACAATACTACTGACCGACTGTGTGCTGTGTATGGGACAAGATAAAGCAAGATATCGACGAATATGGCTCAAAGAGTGCACTGATGTCAGAACAAACTATTAGTAGAGTCATTACAAGCATTAAGTAAGCCTCTAGATTCATTAATCTGTTATCACTTACTTTAGTCTGGAGCTACAGTACGCTAATGCTCCTGATAAACATTATTCTTACTGCTCTGACCAGGTACGTGGGGTGTTTTATGAGgcattacacatttaaaaacatgtaaatattctGTTCATTGTATTGAATAAGTAACTTGAATTGGTTTATCCAATTATCATGaacatttgtgtaaaaatgtaaataaagttttactcaagggaatttcattttttagtcATGTGTTACCAACCAGAACctctaaaaaaaaagtggccagatACTTAAATATAATACgtcaaatgaaaatatgaaaatataaaaaaataactcacAAACATATCTAAATGTTATTATTCATGGTTGGCTTTTATGCCACTATATAATGACAATGTTTACTTGCACTTTAAATAAGtgtgtttaacttttaaaataccAAATGGCCAGAATACAAGCTGGTGCAGGAGACAGTTATATTAATTAACTACATGTTTGCTGGCAGTTGTCTACCCTTGCCTAATGGTAAAGACCACCTCTGTACCTAGCCTATTGCcaacttctttttaaaaatttgatttacATGCATagtcagttttatttctgtttactTTAAGGGCATATGCTAATGTGTGAAAGTGCATATGCCTAAAGTTGGACTACTATAATGATAGTGCTAgcctatttaaaaaatgtgtggcCAACACTAAAGAGCAGGAATCATCAACTGCATgtgcacaagggccagctttttgcTTGACAGACACTTTGGGGGCCAAACTTTCAAACTGACTAAAACCTTTTGAAAAactgtacatatttttgttgacgtttttgctttcttttgaaTGTATGAAATTTTTAGCCTGTAACAGTGAGATCAGATCCTATATCGCATTCatccacaagggggcgattgagatattttagctgaatatttctgaggttgtcatgttgtccatcactgggtttgatgctaatatgctgtacAGCTATAAATGAAAAACCCAAGCAGGATATTTGCTCTCAAAACGTCTGAAGGCAAAAAGTTGACTTTTGTCAAGAATGGACTCATAAGTATGTGTTTAACATCTATTATATTTGCtagtaatggctgacaggtggatttctgaaaatGGATAAAACGTTAAGTAATTCCTGAGAAACTGTTtcaatctcattttttttaaagtggctatactgtgtttataaaaaacaatacCTGTTATACCACagtatttttttccctcagcacattttctgaatgtaaTTGTTCTTGGGGGCAGAGAGGAAGATGTGAGCAGCTTGATGTGGCCCTGGGCTGCCAGCTGCTGATCACAGCTATAGAGGGTACAAGTAATAAAAGCAACGTTTTATCAGGGCGGATGAGGTTTTGCAAGAGGATCTTCAGGCTAGAAAAAGGCACAGTGTGTCTGTGCCACCACGTGGATAAAAGAGGAACTACAATATAAAAGCATACCTGCTCTGTGTGCACATGGATAGAAGGGTATAGACGGGGAAAAGCCCAGGACTATTGTACTGAAGTAGACGTacatttatctgtttaaaatgtacttaagtagaagtaaaaacactgatctataaatctactcatgCATGTTCACCAAACGTTTTCAAATGTGTGATGCAGTGGTCAGATACCATCAATTTACATACTTCAACAAATATTCCTGCGCCTAAATCAAATAATCCAAGGGATTCGAATGATTTTACACCAGTGGCTCTGACATCCTTGGTGatgaaaacatttgagaaaatcCTAAGAGAAGAAGTCATGTCCTTAACTAATAGTAAACTTGATCTACTACAGTTTACCTATCGAACTGGGAAAATTGTGGATGAGGccaagcttttttttgtttgttttttacagagCCTACAGGCCCCTTGAAAAGCCAAGATTTCATGCCAGACATTCCTTTGGCTCATATTTTCATTGAGAGACCCTCCTCTCATTTCAAATTGCCTGTTCAGATtttactgctgcttttaaatgttGTAACAAAAGGAGTCCAGTTGGTTTTTCTGAATGGTCATATTTCCAAGTTTTTTTAGTCTAACACTGGTTCTCCTCAGGGCTGCATCCTTTCTTCCCTGCATTTTGGAGGAACCCTGGCCACATTCTCTTCTCTGACTTTTCCCTAATGCCCTCTGGGCGGCGCTATTATGCATCCCCAACGAAAACAAACACACTCCTACTCATTTATCCTTTCAGCTATCAGGCTGCTGAACACTAAAAGCTTAAACTGACTTGTGGTTCAGGCTACTTTGGTCTCAGGTGTGTCCTTCTTCTTATGCATTGTGGCAttgtatttaatttatttaactaTAGCACTATTTATTCGCTGCACCACACTGTGCGGTCCAGAGGGTGGCAGTAAATGCGCCTTTATGTTAATAAGCCATCCGCTACAAAGTATCGAAGAAGAGCAAAGTTCTTACAACGCGCGTGATTGCTCTGGTGTTGTCACGTGAATGTGGGGGTACAGGGGAGGGGCACAAACATGGCTGACGAGTCGGGGGAAGTAAACACAGCTGTTGAGGATGGAGAAGCAAAACAACAGCAAGATGAAACCGAAGTTTCTGACGACGCCATCGAAGGAGAGTCCGGTGACAGGAGCGGGCAGGAGCGGGAGGAGAAGTCGGCTCCGGCGGCGGGAGAGAGCAGCTGGTCGGCTCCCATCCTGTCGCTCGCGCGGAAGGCCACGGAGACGATCAGCAGCGGGGTGAGCTACGCCGCTGCCCAGAGAAACCCTTCACAAGGCTCCGCTGCTAGCTCTCCTACTGAAAGAGAGCCCGAAAATGATGTCAGCAGCACTTCTAAAAAACTTCCAGGTATTACTGACAATGATTAATTTGAATTTTACAGCCTCACACGCTTAAAAATAGCCATGGATTAAGACAACATAGCAATTAAGGTCCGTGTCTGTCACTTCCTCTCTGACGCTGCTGTCATCTGTCAGCAGACACATGACCACTGCAAAACTATAATTTCATAGACTGATAATTGTGCACAGTCACGCCGCACACTGCTTATTCTGCATTTATTGCACTGAAGTTTGCATAGGGACTTTTTCAAGCCTGACTGATATTTTTTCAACGATTTTCTTTGCAGTTCTACCCCCCAAAGATCCCATGGCAATAGAAAGATCCAACCTTCTCAGCATGTTGAAGTTGAGCattaaagtattgattcagTCCTCATTGAATCTGGGCAGGACGCTGGACTCGGATTACCCTCCTCTGCAGCAGTTCTTTATAGTCCTCGAACATTGCCTCAAACATGGTCTGAAAGGTAAATTGGTGCTTTTGTAAACAACACTGGTTTGTATTCAGAAGTGTTAAAGTGTCCCAGCAAACAGAAGCAACCATTGCATTTTGTTTCATTCAGCCAAGAAATCCTTCATTGGCCAGAATAAGTCTATATGGGGACCCCTGGAGCTGGTTGAGAAGTTGTGTCCAGATTCTGCTAACATTGCCACAAGTGCCAGAGACCTGCCGGGCATTAAGTATGCACCACTAAGCCATTTTCTAAGTAAATCTACAGAGAACAGAAGGCTTAacattgattatttatttttttcttttatttgctcATAGGACAGGTTTGGGGAGAGGAAGGGCTTGGCTGCATTTAGCACTGATGCAAAAGACAATGGCTGACTACATAAAGGCTTTGCTGGACCGCAGAGATCTTCTGAGGTAAACACACATGATCAGTTATGCTGCCAAAATACACAGAGAAACCTGTAACTATTTGGACAGTGACGCTTTTTTgtaatatcacttttatttaccACCATGATGAAGAATAAAACTATCAAGATGTGACTGAAGTGTAGACTTTGGGCTTTAATTAAAGGGGCTTCATAAAAAATGGGATCTACCGTAATACATTTGACCTTCTATTCAGTGCCCTCTATGTCTGTCTTCTCCCAGTGAGTTTTATGACTCTGGAGCATTAAtgttggaggaggagggggctgtGATGGGGGGACTCTTGGTGGGTCTTAATGTAATTGATGCCAACCTTTGTATTAAAGGGGAGGATCTTGATTCTCAGGTGAGTGTTGAGAGCTTTTTTTGGGCTGTAAATCCCATCGACATTTTCACATGTGAGAATTAAGACAATCACGTAGTGAACATTTTCTGTTTCCATTTTAGGTGGGAGTCATCGACTTCTCTCTTTATCTCAAAGACCCTGCAAACAGTGAGACTCCAAAAGAGTGAGTGCTGCTTTCAGATGGAAATAATGTCTCATTTACTCATCTGCTCATTACTGTAAATGTCTACTGAGCCTATCACAAGGCAGCAATCAATGCATTTAGGTATGTAGACATAGTAAAAGTCAGACTGAGTGTGGAAGAAAGGTGATGTAACTCTTTGAACATGCCATGGTTGTGGATGACCCTCCCATTCAAATGTCACAGCATATTTCTCTTTTCCTGACCATACCCCATAAACCCTAGAGACAGATGTGTGTGGAAAAATTCTAGTTAATCAGAAAgttgtgaaatactcagaccagcctgtaTACATATTATGTATTGAGCTGTTGAACAGCTATACCAAATTAAGTGATTAGTAAGGGCATAGTCTGACATGACTAACCTCCAAACTTACTAACGCACACTCAGCACACTGTTTTTGTTATGCCTCTTTCAGT
This window encodes:
- the hbegfa gene encoding heparin-binding EGF-like growth factor a isoform X2 — its product is MRIFSVVLLLVHALVVSRLASGAAVDRYESDRQRDITVINFLDTTKDKRIEEESRSATTMEKSQEEEEDYDDEYYYGEEYEDGMSGDYGMDLPQVAMSSKPKDPSSILEAERTEGKRRRGKGRKKGKGKGKKRNPCLKKYKDFCIHGTCQYLRDIRAPSCVCHPSYSGERCQFFTLPLEKPQEGYNRTTALAVVAVVLSSVCLTIIGLLLLLRQRNGNSTSK
- the hbegfa gene encoding heparin-binding EGF-like growth factor a isoform X1, whose product is MRIFSVVLLLVHALVVSRLASGAAVDRYESDRQRDITVINFLDTTKDKRIEEESRSATTMEKSQEEEEDYDDEYYYGEEYEDGMSGDYGMDLPQVAMSSKPKDPSSILEAERTEGKRRRGKGRKKGKGKGKKRNPCLKKYKDFCIHGTCQYLRDIRAPSCVCHPSYSGERCQFFTLPLEKPQEGYNRTTALAVVAVVLSSVCLTIIGLLLLLRFHKRGAYDVESEEKVKLGLASSH